The Streptomyces tendae genome has a window encoding:
- a CDS encoding Nif3-like dinuclear metal center hexameric protein, protein MPRLSEVIAALENLWPAERAESWDAVGTVVGEPGQEVRRVLFAVDPVQDVVDEAVRLDADLLVTHHPLYLRGTTTVAASTFKGRVVHTLIKNDIALHVAHTNADTADPGVSDALAGALDLRVVRPLVPDLSDSEGRRGLGRVCELDHPATVREFAARAAERLPATAQGIRVAGDPDAPVRTVAVSGGSGDSLFDHVRAAGVDAFLTADLRHHPVSEFTAVRTGSPLALLDAAHWATEWPWCELAAAQLDEISDRHGWDLRVHVSRTVTDPWTAHAASSSAIPDTSGAPN, encoded by the coding sequence GTGCCCCGTCTGTCAGAAGTCATCGCCGCGCTGGAGAACCTGTGGCCCGCCGAGCGGGCCGAGTCCTGGGACGCGGTCGGCACCGTCGTGGGCGAGCCCGGCCAGGAGGTCCGGCGGGTCCTGTTCGCCGTCGACCCGGTCCAGGACGTCGTCGACGAGGCGGTGAGGCTCGACGCCGACCTGCTGGTCACCCACCACCCGCTCTACCTGCGCGGGACGACCACGGTCGCGGCTTCCACGTTCAAGGGCCGCGTGGTGCACACGCTCATCAAGAACGACATCGCGCTGCACGTCGCCCACACCAACGCCGACACCGCCGACCCGGGAGTCTCCGACGCCCTCGCCGGCGCACTGGACCTCAGGGTCGTACGCCCCCTGGTGCCGGACCTCTCCGACTCCGAGGGCCGCCGGGGACTGGGCCGTGTCTGCGAGCTCGACCACCCGGCCACCGTCCGTGAGTTCGCCGCCCGCGCCGCGGAGCGGCTGCCCGCCACCGCGCAGGGCATCCGCGTGGCCGGCGACCCGGACGCGCCCGTACGGACCGTCGCCGTCAGCGGCGGCTCCGGCGACAGCCTCTTCGACCACGTCCGGGCCGCCGGCGTGGACGCCTTCCTCACCGCGGACCTGCGCCACCACCCGGTGTCCGAGTTCACCGCGGTCCGCACCGGCAGCCCTCTCGCGCTGCTCGACGCGGCACACTGGGCCACCGAGTGGCCCTGGTGCGAGTTGGCCGCCGCCCAGCTCGACGAGATCTCCGACCGGCACGGCTGGGACCTGAGGGTCCACGTGTCGCGCACGGTCACCGACCCCTGGACCGCCCACGCGGCGTCGTCCAGCGCCATCCCTGACACATCTGGAGCCCCCAACTGA
- a CDS encoding bifunctional RNase H/acid phosphatase, with product MREFVVEADGGSRGNPGPAGYGAVVSDAATGETLAEAAEYIGVATNNVAEYRGLLAGLRAARDLDPEAGVHVRMDSKLVIEQMSGRWKIKHPAMKPLAAEAATVFPPGQVTYEWIPRERNTHADRLANEAMDAGKRGEQWSPAASRADLDTPSAVPAPEGPPGDATAGAARVRAAMTPTAAGRAAEARAARAAETADRPPAPGGDADGPASTGRATESRDAGTSAERPAAGARSGGPGSSAAHRPVTDTPASGAGARAGASGGDAGLAAVAGADADRRAAQAVATPSSGWAPADMGAPATFVLLRHGETPLTPQKRFSGSGGSDPSLSDIGREQAEKVAAALARRGTVQAVVASPLARTRETARIVAARLGLDVAVEEGLRETDFGAWEGLTFGEVRERHPEDLNAWLASPDVEPTGGGESFAATAARVAEARDTLLAAYRGRTVLLVTHVTPIKTLIRLALGAPPEALYRMELSAASLSAVAYYADGNASVRLFNDTSHLR from the coding sequence ATGCGGGAGTTCGTCGTCGAGGCGGACGGCGGGTCACGGGGCAACCCCGGGCCCGCCGGATACGGCGCCGTGGTGAGTGACGCGGCGACGGGGGAGACGCTGGCCGAGGCGGCCGAGTACATCGGCGTCGCCACGAACAACGTCGCCGAGTACCGGGGGCTGCTGGCCGGCCTGCGCGCCGCCCGCGACCTGGACCCGGAGGCCGGGGTCCACGTCCGGATGGACTCCAAGCTCGTCATCGAGCAGATGTCGGGCCGCTGGAAGATCAAGCACCCGGCGATGAAGCCGCTCGCGGCGGAGGCGGCGACGGTCTTCCCGCCGGGGCAGGTCACCTACGAGTGGATCCCGCGCGAACGCAACACCCACGCGGACCGTCTGGCCAACGAGGCGATGGACGCGGGCAAGCGGGGCGAGCAGTGGTCGCCCGCCGCGAGCCGCGCCGACCTGGACACGCCCTCGGCCGTACCGGCCCCGGAGGGGCCACCCGGCGACGCGACGGCGGGAGCGGCCCGCGTCCGCGCGGCGATGACGCCGACGGCGGCCGGCCGTGCGGCGGAGGCCCGTGCGGCCCGTGCGGCGGAGACCGCCGACCGGCCTCCCGCCCCGGGTGGTGATGCCGACGGTCCGGCGTCGACGGGCCGGGCGACGGAGAGCCGTGACGCGGGCACCTCCGCCGAGCGCCCCGCGGCCGGTGCCCGGTCCGGTGGGCCGGGGTCGTCCGCCGCGCACCGTCCGGTGACGGACACCCCCGCGTCCGGCGCGGGTGCTCGCGCCGGCGCGTCCGGTGGGGACGCGGGCCTCGCGGCCGTCGCGGGTGCCGATGCCGATCGGCGGGCCGCTCAGGCCGTGGCCACGCCCTCCTCCGGATGGGCGCCCGCCGACATGGGCGCGCCCGCCACCTTCGTGCTGCTGCGGCACGGCGAGACCCCGCTCACCCCGCAGAAGCGTTTCTCGGGCAGCGGAGGCAGCGACCCCTCCCTCTCCGACATCGGCCGTGAGCAGGCCGAGAAGGTCGCCGCCGCGCTCGCCCGGCGCGGCACCGTCCAGGCGGTCGTCGCCTCCCCTCTCGCCCGTACCCGCGAGACGGCCCGGATCGTCGCCGCCCGCCTCGGCCTGGACGTGGCCGTGGAGGAGGGGCTGCGCGAGACCGACTTCGGCGCCTGGGAGGGCCTCACCTTCGGCGAGGTGCGCGAACGCCACCCCGAGGACCTGAACGCCTGGCTGGCCTCGCCGGACGTCGAACCCACCGGCGGCGGGGAGAGCTTCGCGGCCACCGCCGCCCGGGTCGCGGAGGCCCGCGACACACTGCTCGCGGCGTACCGGGGCCGTACGGTCCTGCTGGTGACGCACGTGACCCCGATCAAGACCCTGATCCGGCTCGCGCTCGGTGCCCCGCCCGAGGCGCTGTACCGCATGGAACTGTCCGCGGCCTCGCTGTCCGCCGTGGCGTACTACGCCGACGGCAACGCCAGCGTCCGCCTGTTCAACGACACGTCACACCTGCGGTAG
- a CDS encoding zinc ribbon domain-containing protein — protein sequence MNAEPADQIRLLDVQDLDVRLQQLAHRRRSLPEHDEIESLNRDLTQLRDLLVAAQTEESDCAREQTKAEQDVDQVRQRAARDQKRLDSGAVSSPKDLENLQREIASLAKRQGDLEDVVLEVMERRESAQERVAELTERVGSVQGRIDDATARRDAALEEIDGETASVTKEREVVATSVPAPLLSLYDKLREQQGGVGAAKLSARTCQGCRQELAITEMNEIRAAAPDTVVRCENCRRILVRTAESGL from the coding sequence CTGAACGCCGAGCCCGCCGACCAGATCCGACTTCTCGACGTCCAGGACCTCGACGTCCGCCTCCAGCAGCTCGCGCACAGGCGGAGGTCGCTCCCCGAGCACGACGAGATCGAGTCGCTGAACCGCGACCTCACCCAGCTGCGCGACCTGCTCGTCGCCGCGCAGACCGAGGAGAGCGACTGCGCCCGCGAGCAGACCAAGGCCGAGCAGGACGTGGACCAGGTGCGCCAGCGTGCCGCACGCGACCAGAAGCGCCTCGACTCGGGTGCCGTCTCCTCGCCCAAGGACCTGGAGAACCTCCAGCGCGAGATCGCCTCCCTCGCCAAGCGGCAGGGCGACCTGGAGGACGTCGTCCTGGAGGTCATGGAGCGCCGTGAGTCCGCCCAGGAGCGGGTCGCCGAACTGACCGAGCGGGTCGGCTCCGTCCAGGGCAGGATCGACGACGCGACGGCCCGCCGGGACGCCGCCCTCGAGGAGATCGACGGCGAGACCGCCTCGGTCACCAAGGAGCGCGAGGTCGTCGCCACCTCCGTACCGGCCCCGCTGCTCAGCCTGTACGACAAGCTGCGCGAGCAGCAGGGCGGTGTCGGCGCGGCCAAGCTGTCCGCGCGCACCTGCCAGGGTTGCCGGCAGGAGCTCGCCATCACCGAGATGAACGAGATCCGGGCCGCCGCCCCGGACACGGTGGTGCGCTGCGAGAACTGCCGCCGCATCCTGGTCCGCACGGCGGAGTCGGGACTGTAA